A DNA window from Amycolatopsis sp. DSM 110486 contains the following coding sequences:
- a CDS encoding STAS domain-containing protein encodes MPASDPERARGAGETGVSLRREGSAVVLTARGEFDALTTPQLQAAVREALHDQDPPDVLVIDLTAVNFFASMALAALAEARQAAGERTTLRLAVEHSLDRTLRLIGLDQRFALYSSATEALAAEKT; translated from the coding sequence ATGCCGGCATCCGATCCTGAGCGCGCGCGAGGCGCGGGCGAGACGGGCGTCAGCCTGCGCCGCGAGGGTTCCGCCGTGGTGCTTACCGCGCGCGGCGAATTCGACGCGCTCACCACGCCGCAACTCCAGGCGGCGGTCCGCGAGGCGCTGCACGACCAGGACCCGCCCGACGTGCTGGTGATCGACCTGACCGCGGTCAACTTCTTCGCCTCGATGGCGCTCGCAGCCCTGGCCGAGGCACGTCAAGCCGCCGGCGAGCGCACCACGCTGCGTCTCGCGGTCGAGCACTCCCTTGACCGCACCCTGCGGCTGATCGGCCTCGATCAGCGGTTCGCGCTGTATTCCTCAGCGACCGAAGCGCTGGCCGCTGAGAAAACCTGA